ACACAATTGTCGAGCGAAAGCATAAACGGTTTGAGAAACGTCCAGTTTTCTTCTTTGGTCAAAAGCCTTTTGAGACCTGTTAAAAAACCGGCTACATACTTTTCTTTTTCTTCATCAGTTTTAGGTTTTTTCACCTGCAGGTTCAAAAATCCATCCAGAGAAGAGTCGTATTTCTCGCGCTTACTTTCCTGTATTTCTTCAACAGGAGGATCTTCCCAGTCATGATATGGATAGGGCAATTCGGGAAGATTATCCAAATCGACCTCATAGAGCTGATCTTTTTTGTCGCTGATGTTTTTTATCCTGATGTCGTTATTTTTCATCTTCCACCTCCGTGACGACCTCGCCCCAGGTCTTACCTGTCTGTATATGGCTTCCACGCCATCCAACTTTCTGATTAAGAAGCTCGCCGATTCGTTTTTCTATCAGGCTGCCGCGCTGATTGGGCTGATCATTCCAGCGCACGGCATGGTACAGGAAGTATTTAGCCACAAAATGTGACATGCGTGTCAGTGGAATGTATGCCACCAGTAGGGACAAGAGCACGATCTCTGTTGTAAACAAGGCTGAAGGTAGATAAGCTTCGCTAACAGACATAGTTGCCTGGACAAATCCGCGCAGATGGTCGAATGACTGATCGGCTGTAATATGTGACGCGAAAGCTATACCTGTCACAATCATAATCAGAACCAAATTAAAGTACTCGATCGGGGCGTTAAACCGGCGCTGATCTTTATCACTCATACGCCATATAAATAGTCCCAGCGCACCCAGAAATGACAAAACCAGGGCCCCATAGCCAAACGGAATGGTCACGTAATGAATGATCTGCCCGAACACCTGAGCCTCGGTATTGACTGCTACCCCCAAAGCCGACAGCAGCGCGCCCAAAAAGACTAATCCGAGCCAGCCGATCGACAGGTACATCCCCAGATGAAACGGCCACGAAGATATCCAGACTTTCGAGTTGTGATGCCTGACTCCCTTGAGAAGCAGGATCTCGGCCGCCATCTCCTTCAATTCATTGAGTTTGTCCTCATGGCGCGGTTTGCTCCACCAGTCAAGCTCTTCAAGATAACTGCCCCCGTATTCAGCCCTGCCCTTTTCATGAGGCACCGGATAAAGCTCCCAGCGCATATGTTCCGGCGCGTTGGCATAGCGCAGAGCCTTGATGATCATCGCCAAAACAGCTGTCACCACGGCTACTACCATGATTACCTGCACAGCCAGCATAGTTGTCTACTCCTCTCATTTCCCGGCCGCCTTGGGGCAGCCATGTATTTCACCATCTTCTTTTTCGTTGAGTAAGCGGTCAGGGTCGAGATAAGGCAGATCGGCATGCTTTTCACGGATCCGGTTAATCCGGTCCCGGTCGATCAAGTCAGCCAAGGTGTAACTTTCTAGCACCTCGAGCATCGTACCGCTCAGAATCGACCAGATCATCCGCGCTTCGCAAAAGGCACTGTTGAGACACACATCCGGACTGACCACACAGTCGGTTACCGAAACCGGACCATCCAGAGCAACCACTATCTCGCTCAACCTGATTTCTTCCGGTGGCCGTGTGAGATGAAAACCGCCATTTCGCCCGGAAACACCGACCACAAGCCCGGCGCTCTTGAGCGGAATTGCCAACTGCGTCAGGTAGTTGATCGATAATCCGGTGACTTTGGCGATTTTACCAAGACGGACGAGTTTCTGCCTTTTCAGCGCACGGGCCAGCTCGATCATGAGCCTCAGCCCGTAACGACATCGCGTAGAAAACTTCATAGCTCTGCTAATTGACCCAGTAAGCTTGCCATAACATCACGACAAACCTTACAAATATGATAAAATTTATAAGGAATTCGTCAAGCATTATTTATTATTTTTATAAAGTATTGTTTTCAGGGAGTTTTAGAGAAGGATTGCAGAGCATTAAAAAAGGGCAGTTCAATGACTGCCCTTAAAAGTAAGCTTTTATACTCGTTTAGCTTCTGCGCCTGCGGATCAGGCCGAATCCAGCCAGACCGAGACCGACCAGAACCATAGTAGTCGGTTCCGGAACCGGGTTGAGGTCGCTGAAGAAGTTGAGCTGGAAGCCGGACTGCACAGTATGACGTTCGGCGAAGAAGATATCGATATTATGATAACCCTGGGTCAGGTTGACAGTATAGCTGTCATAGCTGAGACCATGAACGCCACCCAGATCGAGGGTCAACTGGTTATCGATAAACAGCCAGGAATCATCATCGGAACCCATGCTGTAAGTGTATTCCTTATCCTCGGCCACGTAGAAAGTGCCGGTCCAGTGAACGGCGAAATGGAACGGATCGCCGGGAAGACCGGTATTGGCGATCTGCGGGAACCAGGAGCTGGCGAAGTTGCTCTGCAGATCGGCATCAGAATCAACTCTCTGGCCGACCATGTAAGCATCATCCCACCAGTCAAACTGATTGACCTGGGTCTGACCGTAAGCGGTCAAAGTCGGAGTAGCACCGGTCAGCATATTCTCAACCATACCTGTATTCAGGCCGGTAATATTGCTCTGCATATCCGGATGGCTGTCGGCGAGATTGTAATAGGTACCGACCAGGCCGGCCTGGGCGTTGACCATCAGTCCGAGACTGAAAACCAAAGTCAGGGCAAGTACTAATTTTTTCATGATTATTCCTCCAAATAGTTTTCGCATTTTGATTATTAATCATGCAATTGTTATGCCACCTTTGAAATATTCTTGTATGCTATTACATTATAAAGGATTACATCCTACATTGGATTTTTTCCGACGCTCCTTATAATGTTATATTGTTAGAAAAAGCGACGCGAATGGGTATCAGATGGGGATATACAGAAATAACTCGTTGAAGAGAAACAATTTACAGCATAATTTCAGGCTTTAAGACTCTGTCGGATATCTTAACAATACGTTAACTTGTTATAATATTGTTTGTTAAGATTCGGCCTGGGAGTGCTGACTCTGGCCGTCGAGGCTTGGAGCGACCGATACCGGCACTGGTTTAGCTCCGACCAGGGCCCTGACCCTGGTAACGAGCTCGATGGCATAAGTGAACACTAATGGGGTAAGAACCAGCGTTATAATAGTAGATACTGCCAATCCGCCGACGACCACCGAACCCAGACCGCGATACAACTCGGAACCAGCTCCCGGCATCACTATCAGGGGCAACATACCGAGAGTTGAAGTCCCTGTCGACATAAAGATTGGACGCACACGCACACGCACCGACTCCTTGACTGCCGTGCGCGGATCAACCCCCTCACGCATCAGGTTAAGAGCCTGGTAGACAATCAGAATCGAGTTGTTGATCACAGTACCCACCAGTATCACGAAGCCCAGCATGGTGAGAACATCCAGTTGCTGGGTTGGATCGAATATCCTGACAACGTTAAGTCCCAGCACTCCACCAAAAGTTGCCAGGGGTACTGTCAGCATGACAACAGGCGGGTAAACAAATGATTGAAATAATGCCGCTAAAAGCAAAAACGTCAACACGATAGCGATGTGAAAGTCGGTCGTGAGTTCCTTCCGCAGGCGAGTAAGATCATCAGCTGTGCCGGAAAGATTGATGTCGTAGAGCCCCCCGATTCGCCCCTGCTCTTCGAGAGGTTGAACTATTTCACGCTCGATTTTGTTCATCGCTTCTTCCAGGGCGATATTGTCCGGAAGAACCGTCTCGATCGAGACAACTCTTTGCCGTTCAACATGATTGATCTGCACCGGCCCCTGTGTCAGGTAGACCTCGGCGACATCACCGACAGTGATTATCCGCCCCGAAGGTGTTGCGATCGGCAACATGGCGATATCCTGGGTATGATCGGTCCAGCCCTGACGTCCCTTGATCACCAGATCGATTTCCTTGCCCTGATGATAGTATTCACTGACCACTGCGCCATCGACCAGCACATTTACAGCCTGACCTATATCTCCGGCTGAGAGGTTGACATCGGCAGACCGAACCCGATCGGGATTCACCCGCACTTCAGGACTGCCCAGGTCAAGACCCGGGATCGGCCTCGAGTTAGCGCCGTTCAATACCTGGCCGACCTGGCCGAAAACCTGTCCCGCCAGACCCAGTACCTGGGGCAGATCCGGTCCGGTAACATCTATCCGAACAGAGCGGGTACCCGCGAAACTGCGACCGAAAAGAGAGGTCTGGCTGGCGAAACCAATAGCACCCGGAATCGAGGAGAGTGCCCGGTTGGCAATCGGAACCAGCTCTTTAGCCCGGGCCCCGTCACGGGCCCGCATACCCATAAAGGCCTGGTTTGTAAGCGCTACGAAAAAGAAATTATCTATTCCACCGCCTGCCATGGTATCCGCTGATTCAGCATCGGCCTCCCATAGAGGCTGGATATGCGACTCCACGGTTTTGCCGACCGAAATCATTTCATCGAGATTATATCCCGGCGGAGGCAACATGAATCCGAAGATCAGGTTGCGGTTGCCATTGGGGAGATACTCCGCACCCGGCAGGAGAAACCATGTCAATCCCATGGCCACGATCACTATTCCGGCAATAGTGGCGATCCGGCGCGTTCCTTTGGCATTGATGTAATCGACAAACGACGCTATCCGGTTGGCCAGCCTGCCGAGAAATGTGGTCCGGCTGTCACGCTCCCGCATTCGCCCGGAGACACGCAAGATACGTGATGAAAGTGTCGGGATAACCGTAATCGAGACCAGAAGCGAGATTACGATAGCGCTGGAGATTGCGATGGCAATATCTTTGAACAATTGCCCGGCCTGCTCCTCTACAAACATAATCGGCAAAAACACCGCCACAGTCGTTACAGTCGAGGCCAGAAGCGCGCCCCAGACTTCGCGCGCGGCATCGGAGGCCGCCTTCAGGCGGGGCTTGCCCATCTGCATATGGCGGTAAATATTTTCTAAAACGACAATCGAACTGTCGACCACCATGCCGACCGCGAAAGCCATCCCGGCCAGCGAGATAACGTTAATAGTGCGGCCAAACAGGGACATAGCCAGAAAAGTCGTTATGATCGAAATCGGGATAGACAATGCCACAACTGCGATCGCCGAGGCTGAACGCAGGAAGATAAACAGCGCCAGAATTGCCAAAAAACCACCCAGGTAAATATTAGACATTACCAGGTCGATAGCTGAGTTTATGTAGACGGTTTCGCGGTAGACATTTTCGATACGCATCCCGCGCGGTTCCATGATCTCACGATTGAGGATTTCGACCTGGGCCAGAAGACCATCGACCACCTCGAGGACATTGGCACCGACCTGACGCTGGGCATTGAAGGCGATCGAGGGTTTACCAAAATGGCGCACCATCGCACTCGGTTTGCGATAATCGAGGCTGACCCGGGCAACATCGCCGACCCGGATCGGAATACCGTTACGTACAGTCACTACAGTCTGGCTGACGTCCTCGACCGAATCGAACCGGCTGACAGTCCGAACCACGTAACGCCTTTTACCCTCGCCGAAATCACCGGCAGAGATATCGCGGTTTTCGCTGCGCAGGGCGGCCGTCAACTGGCTGACTGTGATTCCCGACGATGCCAGCAAATCCGGATCGACTATGACGTGCAGTTCCTGTTCCAATCCGCCAAAGATATTGATCGAGGAGACACCTTCGACACGCTCCAGTCTCGGCTTGACGAAATCTTCTATTAACGTCTGCTGATGAGGCACATAGACGCCGGCGCTGTCGGATTTGATCACGAACCATGCGATCGCCCCCTCTGTTCCTCCGGAAGTCGTAACCACAGGGCGATCGGCATTTTGCGGATAAGAAGGAACCTCGTTGAGCTTATTGGTAACCCGTACTACCGCCCCGGTTATATCGGTACCGGCCGGAAATTCCAGGGTTACTGTGCCCCGGCTGTCCTGCGACTCGGACCTCATCTCGACCACACCCTCGACAGACTTGAGATACTCCTCCTGTTTTTCGACGATCTCTTTTTCGATCTCTTCGGGAGAAGCCCCCAGCCAGGTGGTGTTGACATAGATCATCGGCCGTTCAACTTCAGGAGTCAACTGCACCGGGACTTCATTGATGGCGATCAATCCACCCAGGCCGACGATCAGCACACCGACAATAACGGTTACCGGAAATTTTATTGAAGAATCAATTAACTTCATATCGTAATCCTAATTGGATTTAATCGGGTTACTGGAATCGTCGCTTAAACTGCGCATATCACCGGAGGTTCGCACCGGACTGCCCGGAAATATTCGTTCGTTGCCTTTCACCACGACCTGCATGCCGGCAGACAATCCGGATCCGGATACCGCCACCATCTTACCCTGACTGGAATTCAGGCTGACATAGATCGGTACCGCCTCTCCATCCTGCACGGTATATACAAGAGTCTTGCCACCCTGCCTGATGATCGCGTCCTTGGAAACAGCCAGGCTCTCGAATTTATTGTCCAGTGAAAGAATTGTCGACACCAGCATCCCGCCCCCCAGCTTGCGCTCGGAATTGGGGACAGTCACTATCACTGGAAAAGTATGAGTTTCCTGGGAAGCGTTGGGAGAGATACCGGTGACTACTCCTGACAATTCCTGATTGCCGTTCTGAGCGGTTTTGATAACAGCCG
The sequence above is drawn from the Candidatus Zixiibacteriota bacterium genome and encodes:
- a CDS encoding Rrf2 family transcriptional regulator → MKFSTRCRYGLRLMIELARALKRQKLVRLGKIAKVTGLSINYLTQLAIPLKSAGLVVGVSGRNGGFHLTRPPEEIRLSEIVVALDGPVSVTDCVVSPDVCLNSAFCEARMIWSILSGTMLEVLESYTLADLIDRDRINRIREKHADLPYLDPDRLLNEKEDGEIHGCPKAAGK
- a CDS encoding fibro-slime domain-containing protein, producing MRKLFGGIIMKKLVLALTLVFSLGLMVNAQAGLVGTYYNLADSHPDMQSNITGLNTGMVENMLTGATPTLTAYGQTQVNQFDWWDDAYMVGQRVDSDADLQSNFASSWFPQIANTGLPGDPFHFAVHWTGTFYVAEDKEYTYSMGSDDDSWLFIDNQLTLDLGGVHGLSYDSYTVNLTQGYHNIDIFFAERHTVQSGFQLNFFSDLNPVPEPTTMVLVGLGLAGFGLIRRRRS
- a CDS encoding MMPL family transporter, producing MKLIDSSIKFPVTVIVGVLIVGLGGLIAINEVPVQLTPEVERPMIYVNTTWLGASPEEIEKEIVEKQEEYLKSVEGVVEMRSESQDSRGTVTLEFPAGTDITGAVVRVTNKLNEVPSYPQNADRPVVTTSGGTEGAIAWFVIKSDSAGVYVPHQQTLIEDFVKPRLERVEGVSSINIFGGLEQELHVIVDPDLLASSGITVSQLTAALRSENRDISAGDFGEGKRRYVVRTVSRFDSVEDVSQTVVTVRNGIPIRVGDVARVSLDYRKPSAMVRHFGKPSIAFNAQRQVGANVLEVVDGLLAQVEILNREIMEPRGMRIENVYRETVYINSAIDLVMSNIYLGGFLAILALFIFLRSASAIAVVALSIPISIITTFLAMSLFGRTINVISLAGMAFAVGMVVDSSIVVLENIYRHMQMGKPRLKAASDAAREVWGALLASTVTTVAVFLPIMFVEEQAGQLFKDIAIAISSAIVISLLVSITVIPTLSSRILRVSGRMRERDSRTTFLGRLANRIASFVDYINAKGTRRIATIAGIVIVAMGLTWFLLPGAEYLPNGNRNLIFGFMLPPPGYNLDEMISVGKTVESHIQPLWEADAESADTMAGGGIDNFFFVALTNQAFMGMRARDGARAKELVPIANRALSSIPGAIGFASQTSLFGRSFAGTRSVRIDVTGPDLPQVLGLAGQVFGQVGQVLNGANSRPIPGLDLGSPEVRVNPDRVRSADVNLSAGDIGQAVNVLVDGAVVSEYYHQGKEIDLVIKGRQGWTDHTQDIAMLPIATPSGRIITVGDVAEVYLTQGPVQINHVERQRVVSIETVLPDNIALEEAMNKIEREIVQPLEEQGRIGGLYDINLSGTADDLTRLRKELTTDFHIAIVLTFLLLAALFQSFVYPPVVMLTVPLATFGGVLGLNVVRIFDPTQQLDVLTMLGFVILVGTVINNSILIVYQALNLMREGVDPRTAVKESVRVRVRPIFMSTGTSTLGMLPLIVMPGAGSELYRGLGSVVVGGLAVSTIITLVLTPLVFTYAIELVTRVRALVGAKPVPVSVAPSLDGQSQHSQAES